ATGGTGTagaaaatgaacgaataaatgGTGTTGATGAAACAAATTCAAAAGACACTATTATTCAGAATGAAAACTCTATTGAACGacctaaaaagaaaagacgtaAACTTTCAAAAATACATACGAATGATATAACTGAGAAGAACGATAAAACttctattgaaattaaagaaaacgaaaatgagATTTCTGATGAAAAAGTTGTTAAAGTTAAGACAAAAGGACTATCTGGGAAATATTTTAGGAAAGCTTTTACTTCTCCCAATGGTTTTGATgaattaaaaacatttataactatatgtacagaaaataaaaaaaaagatttggcTTCTGAATATTTACTTGCTGGTGGAAATATTCTTGAAGTATTGCGATTGTTAGATAACTCTGATAACAAGAATATCAGCAAAGCTGCTACAGTGTTCAcagcaataaatattttaattatgaagATTCTGACAAATTTTCCTCAGAATCTACCAAGTGCAGAAGAGGCATGTcgtcatttaattaattcacatTTGTCTTCTGTATATTCGATGCTGTCTACTCAAAGTAATGCTAAACAGCATAAAGTAGTTTTGAAATTGCTTACAGCAATTGTATCCTTAGGTGGAACTCTTCCTAGAGAACTGGTAGctcatttatcttttcaacCTAAAGTCATAGAATCTCTTTTACACCATGTAAAACCATCAGATCCAGAAAATGTAAGAACATGTTACATTCACTTCATTCTTGCATTTTTAATAGAAGGaaatattacagttattaaatCGTTATTAGATAAACGAGATGTACTTACTAGCATTTTTCCTGGATTGATTTATGATAAACCAGAAATTATCAATTTAGTATTGGctagtataaaaaaatatattttagaaaaccCCGGTATTagtaaaacattaaaattgtATGTTTTTTGTACACCTATCGTTCAAAGTTTGGTTTCTCTTTATAATTGGAAAGGACCAAATAACTGGTCTAAGGGAAAACGTAATAAAACTGTTACAAAAGATGTCCctgcagaagaaaaagagcttGTTACTAATATAGTACATAATTTTCTAATCACTTTGCTCACATCTCATCGACATGGTATAATTTTTCATGATCGTACCATTGGTACTTCACGTGACAAACATAATAATCAATTGATAAATACTGTTCTTCAGAGCTTAGATCGCCATTGGGAACATGTAAAACCATCAGATTTAGTTGTAAAGATAATGGCTGCTTGTCCAAGTTTGATACGATCACAATTAAGCTATTTAGAATCTTATCTAGAACCTAGAGTATCTAAAAAGTGGATTTCTGTTATGACATTTGTTAAACAGATAATTGAAACAGTAGATATGGACATGTGTTTGAAAACATGTTCCCctgaattaaatatatctcaATTGACCAATGCCATAGGATCATTATGTGTGCCGTCATTATTAATGAAAGCTGCAATTATACCATCTTTAAATCATTCTAGTATTATTGTACGGCATGAAGCTATGGAATTACTTTTAAGTATGATAAATCAGATGAAGAAGTATTTATTAGCTACAAAAtcgtataatatgaatatatttgaaGTAAAAAATAGTGTGATGGATTACATCATAAAGACTGTACCTAATTTAAAcacaatattaaaagtatggACTGATGCTTTTACTATAACTACAGatgtaaataatttactaGAAGATAATTGTTTATCTGAGCCATCTAAACAAAaccatttttctacaattttaaatgtgcttcatatatataatgatatatgtcCAGAACTTTTGGATATAACATTGGATATACAACCCAATTTATTGTTTTCtggattaaataatttatatgatgTGGATAatgatgaattaattattttaaggaTTAAGGCAATACAGTTTTTGCTTGCCTTAGATTCATCTGAATTTGCACCATCTAAAACGACATTTgtagaaacatttttatttcttagtCTTCTTCTAAATGAACATTCATCTATGATTTCTTCATATGCAAAAGCAACTATCAAAACGTTATTAAATGTAACAGGAATATTTGAAGGATGTCATGAACAAATGGACATATGGATTAATGGTTTATGCAATATACATAATTCTGTGGACAAAACAGAGGTAGTAAATTGGCTTATAAAGCTCGTTAAAACTACTAATAAACATATGGATAAGTatgtaaatatgataataacggcagAAGAAGCTGCTAATTTCGATGAGGTAATAAATGCTaatacattgaaaaatatattatacgaacTTTATACTatcgaagatagaaaagaaaaggacaagaatattaaaaagttgTATATGCAATCAGCTACATCTATTTCACCTATTTTATGTTGTGCaattcataaattaaaaatggcTTCTACTTCTGTCTTATTACAATatgtttcttatatattagTACATACACTACATTATCAAGTTAATCCAGAAcctttaatatatttgattacGGATATTCAAGATTTACAagcagaaaaatatttacttagtTGGTGTTCCAATAGTAATCCTATAAGTAtaccaaaaatattttcatctatGAATATTATGCACAAATTAAGTAAagcattaatgaaaaattctacAATAGAATTGAACAAACTGTTCACCggagatattatattaatttttaaatatgaaaatgaagaagtaaCAATAAATCATTCCTTATCAACATATGAAATTATAGTACTGCAAAAAatgattacattttatttcacacatgatattcgtaaaaatgatttaaatgaagttaaatttaataattataaaagagtcataatatgtttattaaatatagcAAATACCATTATGATTGAAGATAATTCTACATTTGtacaaaattttgtaaaaacaatttttagtCATCCggtaattttacaatatttttctttctatcgtgATGAGAGCGCTATTGgaagtacaataataaatttaattgttgATATTTGTCAAATAGTAATTGATGAATATAAGTTGTCTATAATTGATTTACTTACACCATATAAAAACAAGGCtataatacaaatagaaaaagtagTACATGAAAGTCATGTTCAATATATTTCCtcatataaaaacattattatgTTACTGGAACAATTGCAACTTACTGCAGAAGATATTGTAGATTTGCTTACTACATTGTCAAAAgtggaaaaaaatatgtttatgtTAAAAAATACATCTAGTTTATCAATATGTGGATACATTTTTCCAAAATTATTGCAACTTCTATGCAATGAAGAAATCAGATTTGTTCATTCTGAAGTATCAAAATTAGATACACACTTTGTTAAGAAAGCATTTTCATATTTGATCTTTTTGAAACAACATCATGTATCAGATATTAATCTATGGGAAACAGCTTTACGagaatatctatattatttccCTCATAATATTGCTGCTATTGATACAAGTaagttatatttatgaaaatatatttttattataaatataaatacatttaaaacaAAGTTTTCTTTGCAGATGTATTTAAATCAGTTTTGAGAAAAAACATTGAAGATACAAATGCACAATTGATCTCATTTTTACTCAGCAGAAATGTAACATTTTTACCTTCATTTATACAATATGCacttaaatatgaaaatatgaaagaaaatacatacttattatctataatagaaaataatttgaaatatgaatggaaagaagatttaataaaaaaattaagtgaTTCTTATAAGGATgagatattacattatatatcacATCCCGCAGAATCTAAAAAGtggatagaagaaaatatgaatgttatttgttatataattgaCAATTCATTTGGTAAGTATGTTTGAttgcatatattttaattatataattatatgttatatttatatgttatatatttgttagatTTAGAaacatgtaaaaatatatgctACACTGTCCTACAAATTGGTGATCAATTAAACATGGTTCATACATGTTATATACACCTATTGAAGagtttatattacaaatatgcACTTTTAGAGGAAGATGATATTCaagtaataatgaattttgttcaaatactttttcacataattacattaacattaaaaaaggaatgtaaaaatatagagAAGCTAACACTTTTATGTGAAAAACTGAATAGTACAATCaatcatttaaaagaaaaaaagaatgattttatatttgaagatTTATGTAGAAATCATTCTTGGCCTCAATTTATCCGTTTTTCGCTGAAGTTAGGATTCTCATTaacgaaagataacaaaaCATATCTACCAATATTAAAAACTCTATGCACATTATGTGATGTGATATGTAAAGATGACAGCAATAACGATTATGCTAAGACGATATTTGAAATGATGACTTCTCATTCCGAATTTGTTAATACCATGTTAAAATcttctataataaaaagtaaatataattcttttcaattctttttctaaaaatttgtgtgtgtatgtatataaaatattatttttcatattgtattataaactTTTAGGAGATATAATACACTTGCTATGGATTCTCATTCAGAAAAACAAGTCTGTAATGATATCATCACATATACCACTTTATTTAGCAGCTTATGGTGCTACCCTCTCTGAAACAGATCAACTTATTTTGCttgtaagaaattaattttttttgttattactaaatTGTGTTATTactaaataattatactaatagATGTATATAAGTTTTTATTTGTAGTAAacaaaatagatttttttagATACTACAATATTATgaacgtaataatattaaaattaacgaatACCGTCCATATTTGTGGGGTAATGCAGCGGCAATACATTATAGTGTCAAAGGTGATGTAAGCACTGCACTTTGGAGGCAACCTTCTACTTTTGAAGTATTAGCATTATTTGAGAAAGAAATGGTCGAAAATACTATCAAATATTATCCAATAAATAGATCATTACAGGTACGTTTTTTATGttgaaattattgatatagaaTATGTGAACATTATAAAATCATGTATCGGATAactatattgatatataatctTACATACAGAGTAGTGAACTGTATAATGCAGGTGATATTTATGACCCAGCATTCTACTTACCTTTATTGTGTTACTTACTATcggataataatatcgtaccATGCTATAAAATA
The genomic region above belongs to Vespa crabro chromosome 2, iyVesCrab1.2, whole genome shotgun sequence and contains:
- the LOC124421656 gene encoding nucleolar pre-ribosomal-associated protein 1, coding for MSPVTIEIKSATEIISASNGRKKRKRNRSSIINGVENERINGVDETNSKDTIIQNENSIERPKKKRRKLSKIHTNDITEKNDKTSIEIKENENEISDEKVVKVKTKGLSGKYFRKAFTSPNGFDELKTFITICTENKKKDLASEYLLAGGNILEVLRLLDNSDNKNISKAATVFTAINILIMKILTNFPQNLPSAEEACRHLINSHLSSVYSMLSTQSNAKQHKVVLKLLTAIVSLGGTLPRELVAHLSFQPKVIESLLHHVKPSDPENVRTCYIHFILAFLIEGNITVIKSLLDKRDVLTSIFPGLIYDKPEIINLVLASIKKYILENPGISKTLKLYVFCTPIVQSLVSLYNWKGPNNWSKGKRNKTVTKDVPAEEKELVTNIVHNFLITLLTSHRHGIIFHDRTIGTSRDKHNNQLINTVLQSLDRHWEHVKPSDLVVKIMAACPSLIRSQLSYLESYLEPRVSKKWISVMTFVKQIIETVDMDMCLKTCSPELNISQLTNAIGSLCVPSLLMKAAIIPSLNHSSIIVRHEAMELLLSMINQMKKYLLATKSYNMNIFEVKNSVMDYIIKTVPNLNTILKVWTDAFTITTDVNNLLEDNCLSEPSKQNHFSTILNVLHIYNDICPELLDITLDIQPNLLFSGLNNLYDVDNDELIILRIKAIQFLLALDSSEFAPSKTTFVETFLFLSLLLNEHSSMISSYAKATIKTLLNVTGIFEGCHEQMDIWINGLCNIHNSVDKTEVVNWLIKLVKTTNKHMDKYVNMIITAEEAANFDEVINANTLKNILYELYTIEDRKEKDKNIKKLYMQSATSISPILCCAIHKLKMASTSVLLQYVSYILVHTLHYQVNPEPLIYLITDIQDLQAEKYLLSWCSNSNPISIPKIFSSMNIMHKLSKALMKNSTIELNKLFTGDIILIFKYENEEVTINHSLSTYEIIVLQKMITFYFTHDIRKNDLNEVKFNNYKRVIICLLNIANTIMIEDNSTFVQNFVKTIFSHPVILQYFSFYRDESAIGSTIINLIVDICQIVIDEYKLSIIDLLTPYKNKAIIQIEKVVHESHVQYISSYKNIIMLLEQLQLTAEDIVDLLTTLSKVEKNMFMLKNTSSLSICGYIFPKLLQLLCNEEIRFVHSEVSKLDTHFVKKAFSYLIFLKQHHVSDINLWETALREYLYYFPHNIAAIDTNVFKSVLRKNIEDTNAQLISFLLSRNVTFLPSFIQYALKYENMKENTYLLSIIENNLKYEWKEDLIKKLSDSYKDEILHYISHPAESKKWIEENMNVICYIIDNSFDLETCKNICYTVLQIGDQLNMVHTCYIHLLKSLYYKYALLEEDDIQVIMNFVQILFHIITLTLKKECKNIEKLTLLCEKLNSTINHLKEKKNDFIFEDLCRNHSWPQFIRFSLKLGFSLTKDNKTYLPILKTLCTLCDVICKDDSNNDYAKTIFEMMTSHSEFVNTMLKSSIIKRDIIHLLWILIQKNKSVMISSHIPLYLAAYGATLSETDQLILLILQYYERNNIKINEYRPYLWGNAAAIHYSVKGDVSTALWRQPSTFEVLALFEKEMVENTIKYYPINRSLQSSELYNAGDIYDPAFYLPLLCYLLSDNNIVPCYKITQSGALALILMACSSNHSEVRMAAYTVISRYYFHLESSSFKEKVLWMRLIDSLRNGILSTEINLQDMHIICLVSTFLARTSITATQPLNPLYLPLHNFLMAKPALDLNTIPELLQLFHSSDVHHKEHRHWILETIRDGIKTERDVEIACKCMLYKMLLDFFTCLLSDIKTKKLILEVIESSTRIPKSCRLLIRGYGLLSWLTETVIRLENCDPQYVTLLINIVSNILKALLWVKQEYDSYKFLLLKILLSLKTRLTIGLSIFSFEQYLTLLQKLLVSKDLNNIVSKEDMKDIVNFSKNLIGKIDEYENMLDHGCEYVNKTEISNMANELEATRTSMRSLVWTWCKYRVR